One part of the Epinephelus fuscoguttatus linkage group LG12, E.fuscoguttatus.final_Chr_v1 genome encodes these proteins:
- the fam53c gene encoding protein FAM53C, with amino-acid sequence MPESSYWQLCPPSKSGLQGGLLSSSFPPGPVPLVPPDAHLQEGGDPLDGTPSQPQQHRPLAPSTSASELSLPGAPVAPPGPGPPPPPPPPPKRHCRSLSVPEDLSRCRYTWRPSASRVWTPVSRQQCHGGAGGGVTGGGAGAGGGGIGVGAAGGGACPLRAPSSSLNSSLHSSSSPTFFSLALSPDSPLPWSFPWDPSEAAAGGGACCCFFPSPSSCSSSPSPLHPPPPPQRRFSLSPVLIRDSAASTFLPPPPVPSQVAARPPSCSAVAGASVGGPVPASPSSACSTPSSLRRSLPPQLPRCHSQPCDLLLLKPGLKRRRDPDRPCARPVLDFTKMTQTRSIDPQCLERGGSRLACGGDISMGMEAFMGDFRGSCSPAECLGRTSIGPLSESDEECREDDDEDDGEEEAEEREAAQQAVFERDCTELDLNLIEEN; translated from the exons ATGCCTG AGAGCAGCTACTGGCAGCTCTGCCCTCCCTCCAAGTCCGGCCTGCAGGGGGGGTTACTGAGCTCTAGTTTCCCCCCTGGCCCCGTGCCCCTGGTGCCCCCAGATGCTCATCTGCAGGAGGGGGGCGACCCCCTGGACGGCACCCCCTCTCAGCCGCAGCAGCACCGGCCCCTGGCGCCCAGCACCTCAGCATCTGAGCTTTCCCTCCCCGGAGCGCCGGTGGCGCCTCCCGGCCCCgggcctcctccacctcctcctccgccaCCTAAACGGCACTGCCGTTCACTGTCGGTGCCCGAGGACCTGTCGCGCTGCCGCTATACCTGGCGGCCCAGCGCCTCGCGGGTGTGGACTCCTGTCAGTCGCCAGCAGTGCCATGGGGGAGCAGGGGGAGGAGTCACAGGTGGGGGCGCGGGGGCGGGAGGAGGGGGTATAGGGGTAGGTGCAGCGGGGGGAGGAGCTTGTCCTCTCCGCGCCCCCAGCTCCTCTCTGAACTCGTCGCTGCACTCCTCATCCAGCCCCACCTTCTTCAGCCTGGCGCTGTCTCCGGACTCCCCGCTGCCTTGGAGCTTCCCCTGGGACCCCAGCGAGGCGGCGGCGGGGGGAGgagcctgctgctgcttcttcccttccccctcctcctgctcctcctcgccctctcctctccaccctcctccccctcctcagaggcgtttctccctctcccccgtGCTCATCAGAGACTCGGCGGCCTCCACGTTCCTGCCTCCACCTCCCGTGCCGAGCCAAGTGGCGGCACGTCCACCGAGCTGCTCAGCCGTGGCCGGAGCGTCCGTGGGGGGTCCGGTACCCGCCTCGCCCTCTTCGGCCTGCAGCACACCGTCATCTCTGCGACGCAGTCTGCCGCCACAGCTGCCTCGTTGCCACTCGCAGCCCTGCGACCTGCTGCTCCTCAAACCAGGTCTGAAGAGACGCCGCGACCCCGACAGACCCTGTGCCCGACCCGTCCTCGACTTCACCAAGATGACTCAG ACCCGCAGCATCGACCCGCAGTGTCTGGAGCGCGGCGGCAGCAGGCTGGCCTGCGGCGGTGACATCAGCATGGGCATGGAGGCCTTCATGGGTGACTTCCGGGGCTCCTGCTCGCCGGCCGAGTGCCTGGGCAGGACCAGCATCGGGCCGCTGAGCGAGAGTGACGAGGAGTGCCGCGAGGACGACGACGAGGACGACGGCGAGGAGGAAGCCGAGGAGCGCGAGGCAGCGCAGCAGGCGGTGTTTGAGAGGGATTGTACAGAACTCGACTTGAACTTAATAGAAGAAAACTGA
- the LOC125898600 gene encoding DNA-directed RNA polymerase II subunit RPB1-like has protein sequence MPGSGLSQSGIREGEAAQLRLHNGLRCQGQPVITKHYRTDRHTNRRGFPLPPPFPPPLSFPLSSPLLPLTSPVSPLGPAPCHNAVVTLLVESLRKQILEGDPAEPGDFYLSHTCSLTPAASHLQPHLQPHTCNPTPAASPAAPHLQPHTFTPTPSPLHLQPHTCNPKPAATPAASSAASPAASHLQPHTCSLTPSPLHLHPYTCNLTAATPNLQPHLQPHLQPRTCSLTHVVSHLQPHSCNPTPAASHLQPHTCSLTPAAPHLQPHTCSLTPAAPHLQPHTCSLTPAASHLQPHLQPHTCSLTPAASHLQPHTCSLTPAAPHLQPHTCSLTPAAPHLQPHTCSLTPAASHLQPYTCSLTPAAGTPAV, from the exons ATGCCCGGCAGCGGCCTCAGCCAGTCCGgcatcagagagggagaggcggCTCAGCTCAGGCTGCACAATGGCCTCCGCTGCCAGGGACAGCCTGTCATCACCAAACACT ACCGAacggacagacacacaaacaggcgTGGctttcccctccctcctccttttcctcctcccctctccttcccACTCTCTTCCCCTCTTCTCCCACTCACCTCCCCTGTCTCTCCCCTCGGCCCCGCCCCCTGCCACAATGCTGTGGTCACGCTGCTGGTGGAGAGCCTGAGGAAGCAGATTCTGGAAGGTGACCCTGCTGAGCCAGGGGACTTCTACCTG TCTCACACCTGCAGCCTCACACCTGCAGCCTCACACCTGCAGCCTCACCTGCAGCCCCACACCTGCAACCCCACACCAGCAGCCTCACCTGCAGCCCCACACCTGCAGCCTCACACCTTCACCCCTACACCTTCACCCCTACACCTGCAACCTCACACCTGCAACCCCAAACCTGCAGCCACACCTGCAGCCTCATCTGCAGCCTCACCTGCAGCCTCGCACCTGCAGCCTCACACCTGCAGCCTCACACCTTCACCCCTACACCTTCACCCCTACACCTGCAACCTCACAGCTGCAACCCCAAACCTGCAGCCACACCTGCAGCCTCACCTGCAGCCCCGCACCTGCAGTCTCACACATGTAGTCTCACACCTGCAGCCACACAGCTGCAACCCCACACCTGCAGCCTCACACCTGCAGCCTCACACCTGCAGCCTCACACCTGCAGCCCCACACCTGCAGCCTCACACCTGCAGCCTCACACCTGCAGCCCCACACCTGCAGCCTCACACCTGCAGCCTCACACCTGCAGCCTCACACCTGCAGCCTCACCTGCAGCCCCACACCTGCAGCCTCACACCTGCAGCCTCACACCTGCAGCCTCACACCTGCAGCCTCACACCTGCAGCCCCACACCTGCAGCCTCACACCTGCAGCCTCACACCTGCAGCCCCACACCTGCAGCCTCACACCTGCAGCCTCACACCTGCAGCCTCACACCTGCAGCCCTACACCTGCAGCCTCACACCTGCAGCTGGGACACCTGCAGTCTGA